One Melospiza melodia melodia isolate bMelMel2 chromosome 1, bMelMel2.pri, whole genome shotgun sequence genomic window carries:
- the RPL30 gene encoding large ribosomal subunit protein eL30 — protein sequence MVAAKKTKKSLESINSRLQLVMKSGKYVLGYKQTLKMIRQGKAKLVILANNCPALRKSEIEYYAMLAKTGVHHYSGNNIELGTACGKYYRVCTLAIIDPGDSDIIRSMPEQTSEK from the exons ATGGTGGCCGCCAAGAAGACG AAAAAGTCCCTGGAGTCCATCAACTCCAGGCTTCAGCTGGTTATGAAAAGTGGCAAATATGTGCTTGGGTACAAACAAACTCTGAAAATGATTCGTCAGGGCAAAGCCAAGTTGGTCATCCTTGCCAACAACTGTCCTGCTTTGAG AAAATCAGAGATCGAGTACTACGCTATGCTTGCTAAGACTGGTGTCCATCATTATAGTGGGAACAACATTGAGTTGGGCACAGCGTGTGGAAAATACTACAGAGTGTGCACACTGGCCATCATTGACCCAG GTGATTCTGACATCATTAGAAGCATGCCAGAACAAACCAGTGAGAAGTAA